The following coding sequences lie in one Cucurbita pepo subsp. pepo cultivar mu-cu-16 chromosome LG13, ASM280686v2, whole genome shotgun sequence genomic window:
- the LOC111808451 gene encoding ABC transporter B family member 20 isoform X2 yields the protein MSFFDTYGNNGDIVSQVLSDVLLIQSALSEKVGNYIHNMATFFSGLIIGFINCWQIALITLATGPFIVAAGGISNIFLHRLAENIQDAYAEAASIAEQAVSYVRTLYAFTNETLAKYSYATSLQATLRYGILISLVQGLGLGFTYGLAICSCALQLWVGRFLVTHHKAHGGEIITALFAVILSGLGLNQAATNFYSFDQGRIAAYRLFEMISRSSSSSNHDGVTPSSIQGNIEFRNVYFSYLSRPEIPILSGFYLTVPAKKAVALVGRNGSGKSSIIPLMERFYDPTLGEVLLDGENIKNLKLEWLRSQIGLVTQEPALLSLSIRDNIAYGRNATLDQIEEAAKIAHAHTFISSLEKGYDTQVGRAGIELMEELKIKLSIARAVLLNPSILLLDEVTGGLDFEAEKTVQAALDLLMLGRSTIIIARRLSLIRNADYIAVMEEGQLVEMGTHDELLSLDGLYTELLKCEEAAKLPRRMPVRNYKDTSTFQIEKDSSASHSVQEPSSPKMLKSPSLQRIPGVYRPVDGVYNNSHESPKVPSPPPEKMLENGQILDSSVDKEPSIMRQDSFEMRLPELPKIDVQAAHRQTSNGSDPESPISPLLTSDPKSERSHSQTFSRLHSQSDDFRMKAKEEKDTKHKKSPSFWRLAELSFAEWLYAVLGSLGAAIFGSFNPLLAYVIALIITAYYKRDEGHSIRQEVDKWCLIIACMGFVTVIANFLQHFYFGIMGEKMTERVRRMMFSAMLRNEVGWFDEEENSADTLSMRLANDATFVRATFSNRLSIFIQDSAAVIVALLIGMLLQWRLALVALATLPVLTVSAIAQKLWLAGFSRGIQEMHRKASLVLEDAVRNIYTVVAFCAGNKVMELYRLQLKKIFKQSFLHGMAIGFAFGFSQFLLFACNALLLWYTAFAVNKSYMDLPSALKVYMVFSFATFALVEPFGLAPYILKRRKSLISVFEIIDRVPKIEPDDNSALKPPNVYGSIELKNIDFCYPTRPEVLVLSNFSLKVNGGQTVAVVGVSGSGKSTIISLIERFYDPVAGQVLLDGRDLKNYNLRWLRNHLGLVQQEPIIFSTTIRENIIYARHNASEAEMKEAARIANAHHFISSLPHGYDTHVGMRGVDLTPGQKQRIAIARVVLKNAPILLLDEASSSIESESSRVVQEALDTLIMGNKTTILIAHRAAMMRHVDNIVVLNGGRIVEEGTHDSLVAKNGLYVRLMQPHFGKGLRQHRLI from the exons ATGAGTTTCTTTGATACATATGGCAACAATGGGGATATTGTGAGCCAAGTTTTGAGTGACGTGCTGCTCATTCAGTCTGCTCTTAGTGAAAAA GTTGGAAACTACATACACAACATGGCTACATTCTTCAGTGGCCTCATCATTGGATTCATCAACTGCTGGCAGATTGCTCTCATAACTTTGGCCACTGGTCCTTTCATAGTTGCTGCTGGAggaatatcaaatatatttcttcaCAGGCTTGCAGAAAATATTCAAGATGCATATGCTGAAGCTGCTAGCATTGCAGAGCAG GCAGTCTCTTATGTCAGGACGCTGTATGCGTTCACTAACGAAACATTAGCCAAGTATTCTTATGCAACATCGTTACAAGCAACTCTTAGATATGGAATATTGATAAGCCTTGTGCAAGGTCTCGGGCTTGGATTCACTTATGGGCTTGCAATATGTTCCTGTGCTTTGCAACTTTGGGTTGGAAGGTTCTTGGTCACACATCACAAAGCTCATGGAGGAGAGATTATAACAGCACTATTTGCTGTAATTTTAAGTGGCCT TGGGTTAAACCAAGCTGCTACAAACTTCTATTCATTTGACCAAGGACGAATAGCTGCTTATAGACTTTTTGAGATGATAAGTCGGTCGTCATCTTCAAGTAACCACGATGGAGTCACCCCATCTTCCATTCAAGGAAATATTGAATTTCGCAATGTGTATTTTAGCTATCTATCTCGCCCTGAAATTCCTATTTTGAGTGGATTTTACCTCACTGTGCCTGCGAAAAAAGCTGTGGCACTCGTTGGGAGAAATGGATCTGGAAAAAGCAGTATAATCCCACTCATGGAGCGATTTTATGATCCCACGCTAG GAGAAGTCCTTTTGGATggagaaaatataaagaaccTCAAGTTGGAGTGGCTAAGAAGTCAAATAGGATTAGTGACACAAGAACCTGCCTTGCTAAGTTTGAGTATACGAGATAATATTGCGTACGGGCGAAATGCTACTCTTGATCAAATTGAAGAAGCTGCTAAAATAGCTCATGCACATACGTTTATTAGCTCTCTTGAGAAAGGATATGACACACAG GTAGGTAGGGCTGGAATTGAGCTGATGGAGGAGCTGAAAATAAAACTCTCAATTGCTAGAGCGGTGCTTTTAAATCCATCTATTCTGCTGCTTGATGAGGTAACTGGTGGTCTTGATTTCGAGGCTGAAAAAACTGTGCAAGCTGCTCTTGATCTTCTCATGCTGGGACGTTCAACAATAATTATAGCTCGGCGGCTTAGTCTAATACGGAATGCAGATTACATTGCTGTGATGGAGGAGGGTCAGCTTGTTGAAATGGGCACACACGATGAATTGTTGAGCCTTGATGGCCTTTACACAGAACTTCTTAAATGTGAAGAAGCTGCAAAGCTTCCCAGAAG GATGCCAGTCAGAAACTACAAGGATACTTCAACTTTCCAAATTGAAAAGGATTCTTCTGCAAGTCACAGTGTCCAAGAACCATCATCTCCTAAAATGTTGAAGTCACCATCTTTACAAAGAATTCCTGGTGTTTATCGACCAGTGGATGGTGTTTATAACAATTCTCATGAATCACCTAAAGTTCCAAGCCCCCCTCCTGAAAAGATGTTGGAAAATGGTCAAATCTTAGATTCTTCTGTTGACAAGGAACCATCAATTATGCGGCAGGATAGTTTTGAAATGAGACTCCCCGAGTTGCCCAAAATTGATGTTCAAGCTGCACATCGTCAAACATCAAATGGTTCAGACCCTGAGTCACCCATTTCGCCTCTCTTGACATCTGATCCCAAAAGTGAACGTTCCCATTCACAGACTTTCAGTAGACTACACAGTCAATCTGATGACTTCCGAATGAAagcaaaggaagaaaaggataCAAAGCATAAAAAGTCACCATCCTTTTGGAGGCTTGCTGAGCTTAGTTTTGCAGAGTGGCTTTATGCCGTCTTAGGAAGTCTTGGTGCTGCTATCTTTGGATCTTTCAATCCCCTTCTCGCATATGTAATTGCTCTGATAATAACAGCATATTACAAAAGGGATGAAGGCCATAGCATACGGCAGGAAGTAGACAAATGGTGCTTGATCATTGCTTGCATGGGCTTTGTCACAGTTATTGCcaattttcttcaacatttttaCTTTGGCATAATGGGGGAGAAAATGACAGAGCGAGTTAGGAGAATGATGTTTTCAG CAATGCTACGGAATGAAGTTGGATGGTTTGACGAAGAGGAGAACAGCGCAGACACTCTATCCATGCGTTTGGCAAATGATGCTACATTTGTACGAGCTACTTTTAGCAACCGACTTTCCATATTTATTCAAGATAGTGCTGCTGTTATTGTAGCACTTCTTATTGGGATGTTATTACAATGGCGATTGGCACTTGTGGCATTGGCAACGTTACCAGTGTTAACTGTTTCTGCCATTGCACAG AAGTTATGGCTTGCTGGATTTTCAAGAGGTATCCAGGAGATGCACCGGAAAGCATCTTTGGTTCTTGAAGATGCAGTTAGAAATATATACACCGTAGTAGCATTCTGTGCTGGAAACAAGGTTATGGAACTCTACAGATTGCAActgaagaaaatttttaagCAGAGCTTCCTTCATGGGATGGCCATTGGTTTTGCATTTGGCTTTTCACAGTTTCTGCTTTTTGCTTGTAATGCCCTTCTTCTTTGGTACACTGCATTTGCTGTCAACAAAAGCTATATGGATCTGCCTTCTGCTCTTAAAGTGTACATGGTGTTCTCTTTTGCAACATTTGCTTTGGTGGAACCTTTCGGGTTGGCTCCATACATACTTAAACGGCGCAAGTCACTCATTTCAGTATTTGAGATCATAGACCGTGTACCGAAGATTGAACCCGATGATAACTCCGCATTGAAGCCTCCTAACGTCTATGGAAGTATTGAGCTGAAAAACATAGATTTTTGTTATCCCACTCGTCCTGAAGTTTTGGTATTGAGCAATTTCAGTCTTAAAGTCAATGGTGGGCAGACCGTGGCTGTGGTGGGTGTTTCTGGGTCAGGAAAGAGCACGATAATATCGTTGATCGAGAGATTCTATGACCCCGTTGCTGGTCAAGTTTTGTTGGATGGTCGAGATTTGAAGAACTATAACTTGAGATGGTTGAGGAATCACTTAGGTCTTGTTCAGCAGGAACCTATAATCTTTTCAACAACCATAAGGGAAAACATTATATATGCAAGGCACAACGCTAGTGAAGCTGAAATGAAAGAGGCTGCTAGAATAGCAAATGCTCATCATTTCATTAGTAGCCTGCCTCATGGTTATGACACACATGTAGGAATGAGGGGTGTGGATCTAACCCCAGGGCAGAAACAGAGAATTGCAATTGCTCGGGTAGTATTGAAGAATGCACCTATCCTCTTGTTGGACGAGGCAAGTTCCTCAATTGAATCTGAGTCGAGTCGGGTCGTGCAAGAGGCTCTCGACACTTTGATCATGGGAAACAAAACAACCATCCTGATTGCCCATAGAGCTGCAATGATGAGACACGTCGACAATATCGTGGTACTAAATGGAGGTCGAATAGTGGAGGAAGGTACTCACGATTCCTTGGTAGCCAAGAACGGCCTATACGTCCGCTTGATGCAGCCACATTTCGGTAAGGGTTTGCGGCAGCATCGACTTATTTAA
- the LOC111808451 gene encoding ABC transporter B family member 20 isoform X1, with protein sequence MMISRGLFGWSPPHIQPLTPVSEVSEPPESPSPYLDPGNDPTGEQLEEPEEIEEPEEIEPPPAAVPFSRLFACADRLDWTLMVVGSIAAAAHGTALVVYLHYFAKIVHVQRIPQHEQYQRFRELALRVIYIAIGVFVAGWIEVSCWILTGERQTAVIRSRYVQVLLNQDMSFFDTYGNNGDIVSQVLSDVLLIQSALSEKVGNYIHNMATFFSGLIIGFINCWQIALITLATGPFIVAAGGISNIFLHRLAENIQDAYAEAASIAEQAVSYVRTLYAFTNETLAKYSYATSLQATLRYGILISLVQGLGLGFTYGLAICSCALQLWVGRFLVTHHKAHGGEIITALFAVILSGLGLNQAATNFYSFDQGRIAAYRLFEMISRSSSSSNHDGVTPSSIQGNIEFRNVYFSYLSRPEIPILSGFYLTVPAKKAVALVGRNGSGKSSIIPLMERFYDPTLGEVLLDGENIKNLKLEWLRSQIGLVTQEPALLSLSIRDNIAYGRNATLDQIEEAAKIAHAHTFISSLEKGYDTQVGRAGIELMEELKIKLSIARAVLLNPSILLLDEVTGGLDFEAEKTVQAALDLLMLGRSTIIIARRLSLIRNADYIAVMEEGQLVEMGTHDELLSLDGLYTELLKCEEAAKLPRRMPVRNYKDTSTFQIEKDSSASHSVQEPSSPKMLKSPSLQRIPGVYRPVDGVYNNSHESPKVPSPPPEKMLENGQILDSSVDKEPSIMRQDSFEMRLPELPKIDVQAAHRQTSNGSDPESPISPLLTSDPKSERSHSQTFSRLHSQSDDFRMKAKEEKDTKHKKSPSFWRLAELSFAEWLYAVLGSLGAAIFGSFNPLLAYVIALIITAYYKRDEGHSIRQEVDKWCLIIACMGFVTVIANFLQHFYFGIMGEKMTERVRRMMFSAMLRNEVGWFDEEENSADTLSMRLANDATFVRATFSNRLSIFIQDSAAVIVALLIGMLLQWRLALVALATLPVLTVSAIAQKLWLAGFSRGIQEMHRKASLVLEDAVRNIYTVVAFCAGNKVMELYRLQLKKIFKQSFLHGMAIGFAFGFSQFLLFACNALLLWYTAFAVNKSYMDLPSALKVYMVFSFATFALVEPFGLAPYILKRRKSLISVFEIIDRVPKIEPDDNSALKPPNVYGSIELKNIDFCYPTRPEVLVLSNFSLKVNGGQTVAVVGVSGSGKSTIISLIERFYDPVAGQVLLDGRDLKNYNLRWLRNHLGLVQQEPIIFSTTIRENIIYARHNASEAEMKEAARIANAHHFISSLPHGYDTHVGMRGVDLTPGQKQRIAIARVVLKNAPILLLDEASSSIESESSRVVQEALDTLIMGNKTTILIAHRAAMMRHVDNIVVLNGGRIVEEGTHDSLVAKNGLYVRLMQPHFGKGLRQHRLI encoded by the exons atGATGATCTCTAGGGGGTTGTTTGGGTGGTCTCCACCTCATATACAGCCCTTGACTCCTGTGTCTGAGGTATCGGAGCCGCCGGAATCTCCGTCTCCGTACCTTGACCCTGGTAACGACCCTACCGGCGAGCAGCTTGAGGAGCCGGAGGAGATCGAGGAGCCTGAGGAGATTGAGCCGCCTCCTGCTGCTGTGCCGTTTTCGCGGCTGTTTGCATGTGCCGACCGGCTTGATTGGACTCTCATGGTCGTTGGATCGATTGCCGCTGCAGCTCACGGTACTGCTTTGGTCGTTTATCTCCACTACTTTGCTAAGATTGTCCATGTGCAGAGGATTCCTCAGCATGAGCAGTATCAGAGATTTAGGGAG CTTGCTTTAAGAGTTATTTATATTGCTATTGGTGTTTTCGTTGCCGGTTGGATTG AGGTTTCATGCTGGATTCTGACTGGTGAAAGGCAAACTGCTGTCATTAGATCCAGATATGTTCAAGTGCTACTTAATCAGGATATGAGTTTCTTTGATACATATGGCAACAATGGGGATATTGTGAGCCAAGTTTTGAGTGACGTGCTGCTCATTCAGTCTGCTCTTAGTGAAAAA GTTGGAAACTACATACACAACATGGCTACATTCTTCAGTGGCCTCATCATTGGATTCATCAACTGCTGGCAGATTGCTCTCATAACTTTGGCCACTGGTCCTTTCATAGTTGCTGCTGGAggaatatcaaatatatttcttcaCAGGCTTGCAGAAAATATTCAAGATGCATATGCTGAAGCTGCTAGCATTGCAGAGCAG GCAGTCTCTTATGTCAGGACGCTGTATGCGTTCACTAACGAAACATTAGCCAAGTATTCTTATGCAACATCGTTACAAGCAACTCTTAGATATGGAATATTGATAAGCCTTGTGCAAGGTCTCGGGCTTGGATTCACTTATGGGCTTGCAATATGTTCCTGTGCTTTGCAACTTTGGGTTGGAAGGTTCTTGGTCACACATCACAAAGCTCATGGAGGAGAGATTATAACAGCACTATTTGCTGTAATTTTAAGTGGCCT TGGGTTAAACCAAGCTGCTACAAACTTCTATTCATTTGACCAAGGACGAATAGCTGCTTATAGACTTTTTGAGATGATAAGTCGGTCGTCATCTTCAAGTAACCACGATGGAGTCACCCCATCTTCCATTCAAGGAAATATTGAATTTCGCAATGTGTATTTTAGCTATCTATCTCGCCCTGAAATTCCTATTTTGAGTGGATTTTACCTCACTGTGCCTGCGAAAAAAGCTGTGGCACTCGTTGGGAGAAATGGATCTGGAAAAAGCAGTATAATCCCACTCATGGAGCGATTTTATGATCCCACGCTAG GAGAAGTCCTTTTGGATggagaaaatataaagaaccTCAAGTTGGAGTGGCTAAGAAGTCAAATAGGATTAGTGACACAAGAACCTGCCTTGCTAAGTTTGAGTATACGAGATAATATTGCGTACGGGCGAAATGCTACTCTTGATCAAATTGAAGAAGCTGCTAAAATAGCTCATGCACATACGTTTATTAGCTCTCTTGAGAAAGGATATGACACACAG GTAGGTAGGGCTGGAATTGAGCTGATGGAGGAGCTGAAAATAAAACTCTCAATTGCTAGAGCGGTGCTTTTAAATCCATCTATTCTGCTGCTTGATGAGGTAACTGGTGGTCTTGATTTCGAGGCTGAAAAAACTGTGCAAGCTGCTCTTGATCTTCTCATGCTGGGACGTTCAACAATAATTATAGCTCGGCGGCTTAGTCTAATACGGAATGCAGATTACATTGCTGTGATGGAGGAGGGTCAGCTTGTTGAAATGGGCACACACGATGAATTGTTGAGCCTTGATGGCCTTTACACAGAACTTCTTAAATGTGAAGAAGCTGCAAAGCTTCCCAGAAG GATGCCAGTCAGAAACTACAAGGATACTTCAACTTTCCAAATTGAAAAGGATTCTTCTGCAAGTCACAGTGTCCAAGAACCATCATCTCCTAAAATGTTGAAGTCACCATCTTTACAAAGAATTCCTGGTGTTTATCGACCAGTGGATGGTGTTTATAACAATTCTCATGAATCACCTAAAGTTCCAAGCCCCCCTCCTGAAAAGATGTTGGAAAATGGTCAAATCTTAGATTCTTCTGTTGACAAGGAACCATCAATTATGCGGCAGGATAGTTTTGAAATGAGACTCCCCGAGTTGCCCAAAATTGATGTTCAAGCTGCACATCGTCAAACATCAAATGGTTCAGACCCTGAGTCACCCATTTCGCCTCTCTTGACATCTGATCCCAAAAGTGAACGTTCCCATTCACAGACTTTCAGTAGACTACACAGTCAATCTGATGACTTCCGAATGAAagcaaaggaagaaaaggataCAAAGCATAAAAAGTCACCATCCTTTTGGAGGCTTGCTGAGCTTAGTTTTGCAGAGTGGCTTTATGCCGTCTTAGGAAGTCTTGGTGCTGCTATCTTTGGATCTTTCAATCCCCTTCTCGCATATGTAATTGCTCTGATAATAACAGCATATTACAAAAGGGATGAAGGCCATAGCATACGGCAGGAAGTAGACAAATGGTGCTTGATCATTGCTTGCATGGGCTTTGTCACAGTTATTGCcaattttcttcaacatttttaCTTTGGCATAATGGGGGAGAAAATGACAGAGCGAGTTAGGAGAATGATGTTTTCAG CAATGCTACGGAATGAAGTTGGATGGTTTGACGAAGAGGAGAACAGCGCAGACACTCTATCCATGCGTTTGGCAAATGATGCTACATTTGTACGAGCTACTTTTAGCAACCGACTTTCCATATTTATTCAAGATAGTGCTGCTGTTATTGTAGCACTTCTTATTGGGATGTTATTACAATGGCGATTGGCACTTGTGGCATTGGCAACGTTACCAGTGTTAACTGTTTCTGCCATTGCACAG AAGTTATGGCTTGCTGGATTTTCAAGAGGTATCCAGGAGATGCACCGGAAAGCATCTTTGGTTCTTGAAGATGCAGTTAGAAATATATACACCGTAGTAGCATTCTGTGCTGGAAACAAGGTTATGGAACTCTACAGATTGCAActgaagaaaatttttaagCAGAGCTTCCTTCATGGGATGGCCATTGGTTTTGCATTTGGCTTTTCACAGTTTCTGCTTTTTGCTTGTAATGCCCTTCTTCTTTGGTACACTGCATTTGCTGTCAACAAAAGCTATATGGATCTGCCTTCTGCTCTTAAAGTGTACATGGTGTTCTCTTTTGCAACATTTGCTTTGGTGGAACCTTTCGGGTTGGCTCCATACATACTTAAACGGCGCAAGTCACTCATTTCAGTATTTGAGATCATAGACCGTGTACCGAAGATTGAACCCGATGATAACTCCGCATTGAAGCCTCCTAACGTCTATGGAAGTATTGAGCTGAAAAACATAGATTTTTGTTATCCCACTCGTCCTGAAGTTTTGGTATTGAGCAATTTCAGTCTTAAAGTCAATGGTGGGCAGACCGTGGCTGTGGTGGGTGTTTCTGGGTCAGGAAAGAGCACGATAATATCGTTGATCGAGAGATTCTATGACCCCGTTGCTGGTCAAGTTTTGTTGGATGGTCGAGATTTGAAGAACTATAACTTGAGATGGTTGAGGAATCACTTAGGTCTTGTTCAGCAGGAACCTATAATCTTTTCAACAACCATAAGGGAAAACATTATATATGCAAGGCACAACGCTAGTGAAGCTGAAATGAAAGAGGCTGCTAGAATAGCAAATGCTCATCATTTCATTAGTAGCCTGCCTCATGGTTATGACACACATGTAGGAATGAGGGGTGTGGATCTAACCCCAGGGCAGAAACAGAGAATTGCAATTGCTCGGGTAGTATTGAAGAATGCACCTATCCTCTTGTTGGACGAGGCAAGTTCCTCAATTGAATCTGAGTCGAGTCGGGTCGTGCAAGAGGCTCTCGACACTTTGATCATGGGAAACAAAACAACCATCCTGATTGCCCATAGAGCTGCAATGATGAGACACGTCGACAATATCGTGGTACTAAATGGAGGTCGAATAGTGGAGGAAGGTACTCACGATTCCTTGGTAGCCAAGAACGGCCTATACGTCCGCTTGATGCAGCCACATTTCGGTAAGGGTTTGCGGCAGCATCGACTTATTTAA
- the LOC111808025 gene encoding F-box protein At2g39490-like, protein MARNGDDLISFLPDEMLRLILSLLPFESAVETSLLSSRWRRLWNSALVRFGAIDDLAQEVASFFNHFNQLPIKHPRRLQYHFGKDGLLLASIAADDKLHLDFSAGSSVFPWQFDWELKFDTHNPSPFAFNIKSLCLKSVSCLTNQAVSSLVSSIRVLENLRIDRCCGFRSLCVGSTPKLRRLTVLDCLDLRFLHIRCSNLRSFRFRGRLPRICLESHFNLQDAMLDFREGLGWNNLKISEFDPCLLTIKNAATLTLCGWNYEALIWPSLASLQGNFIFYHLKELWWIGYSNEEHNSNALLSFLQMCPALERLFVTIDPKSYSTPSKPTYSKNVLRRAKSEHLKLVSLKGFRDENEEMSLIKVIKEVVCVSPVFISAIDHSTKAEKHGSNGRNSSSKLDDEQQIWPKHPHMNL, encoded by the exons ATGGCTCGAAACGGGGACGATTTGATCAGTTTCTTACCAGATGAAATGCTTAGACTCATACTATCCCTTCTTCCCTTTGAATCAGCTGTAGAAACGAGCCTGCTTTCTTCCCGATGGCGACGGCTTTGGAACTCAGCTCTGGTGCGGTTCGGAGCCATTGACGATCTTGCTCAAGAAGTAGCTTCGTTTTTTAATCACTTCAATCAGCTTCCCATTAAGCATCCAAGAAGGCTTCAGTATCACTTTGGCAAAGATGGTCTCCTTTTAGCTTCCATTGCTGCTGATGATAAGCTTCACTTGGATTTCTCTGCTGGAAGCTCTGTGTTTCCATGGCAGTTTGATTGGGAACTCAAGTTTGATACTCATAATCCATCTCCATTTGCTTTTAATATCAAATCTTTGTGTCTTAAATCTGTGAGTTGCCTTACAAATCAAGCTGTTTCCTCCCTCGTTTCGAGTATTCGGGTTCTTGAGAATTTGAGGATCGATCGGTGTTGTGGATTTCGATCGCTATGCGTTGGTTCAACTCCGAAACTTCGGAGGCTGACTGTTTTGGATTGCTTGGACTTGAGATTTTTACATATTAGATGTTCGAATCTTCGATCCTTTCGGTTTCGAGGACGACTTCCGAGGATTTGTCTCGAGAGTCATTTTAACTTGCAGGACGCTATGCTTGATTTTAGAGAAGGGCTTGGATGGAATAATTTGAAGATTAGTGAGTTTGATCCATGCCTCTTGACCATAAAAAACGCTGCTACTCTTACACTGTGCGGATGGAATTACGAG GCACTGATCTGGCCTTCTCTAGCTTCTTTACAAGGGAACTTCATATTTTATCATCTTAAAGAACTATGGTGGATTGGTTATTCAAATGAAGAACACAACAGTAATGCATTGCTCAGCTTCCTCCAAATGTGTCCCGCCTTAGAGCGACTCTTCGTCACG ATTGATCCTAAAAGCTACAGCACACCGAGCAAGCCGACGTACTCGAAGAACGTCTTGAGACGAGCGAAATCGGAGCATCTAAAACTTGTAAGTTTGAAGGGGTTTAGGGAtgagaatgaagaaatgtCATTGATTAAGGTGATAAAAGAGGTGGTTTGTGTGAGTCCAGTGTTCATCTCAGCAATTGATCATAGCACCAAAGCAGAGAAACATGGATCAAATGGAAGAAACTCTTCCTCTAAGCTGGATGATGAACAACAAATATGGCCTAAACATCCTCACATGAATCTTTAG
- the LOC111808240 gene encoding WAT1-related protein At2g39510-like encodes MKQAGQMFEKAKPYLGAIALRFGSAGMSIISKAALNQGMNQLVTIVYRYSVGAIVVAPFAFVLDRKVRPKMTLPIFAKILLLGLLEPVIAQSLIYSGTKYTTATFATAMCNILPAFAFIMAWICKMEKVNIRRLRSQAKILGTLVTVGGAMMMTLIKGPLLNLPWTKENSNPHSYSSLGNKQEPVKAAIVISISSICSSAFTILLAHTIRSYPAEFTLTTFICLAGAVESTILALAFEWNNPAAWALHADSILLAALYGGIISSGIAYYIQGVVVKLKGPVFVTAFNPLSMVVVAVISSFIFAERLRLGRVIGAVVIIMGLYLVLWGKSKDKVPFKVANNNTDELPTSLQDSTTTNQQQPKPLDQHLKASAPTSVSN; translated from the exons ATGAAGCAGGCAGGTCAAATGTTTGAGAAGGCAAAGCCATACTTGGGAGCAATAGCATTAAGATTTGGTTCTGCAGGAATGTCAATTATTTCTAAGGCTGCTCTAAACCAAGGAATGAACCAACTTGTTACCATTGTTTATCGTTACTCTGTCGGTGCCATTGTTGTTGCTCCTTTTGCTTTCGTCTTGGATAG GAAAGTGAGACCAAAGATGACTCTCCCCATCTTCGCCAAGATTCTTCTACTCGGCTTACTCGA GCCTGTAATAGCCCAGAGCTTGATTTACTCTGGTACTAAATACACAACTGCAACGTTTGCAACAGCCATGTGCAATATTCTTCCGGCCTTTGCATTTATAATGGCTTGGATTTGCAA AATGGAGAAGGTGAATATTAGAAGATTAAGAAGCCAGGCAAAGATTTTAGGGACTTTAGTTACAGTAGGAGGAGCAATGATGATGACTCTTATAAAAGGACCCTTATTGAATTTACCTTGGACCAAAGAGAACTCCAACCCTCACTCTTATTCAAGCCTTGGAAACAAGCAAGAACCTGTTAAGGCTGCCATTGTTATCTCCATCTCAAGTATCTGCTCCTCAGCCTTCACCATCCTTCTG GCACATACAATAAGGTCATACCCAGCTGAGTTCACACTAACAACTTTCATATGCTTGGCTGGAGCAGTGGAAAGTACTATTTTAGCGTTAGCATTTGAATGGAACAATCCAGCTGCATGGGCTTTACATGCAGACTCCATACTCTTAGCTGCCCTCTATGGT GGAATAATATCTTCTGGAATTGCGTATTATATCCAAGGAGTGGTGGTGAAATTAAAAGGGCCTGTATTTGTTACTGCATTCAATCCTCTCAGCATGGTCGTAGTTGCTGTGATTAGTTCTTTCATATTCGCCGAGAGACTGCGCTTAGGAAG GGTTATTGGAGCCGTTGTTATAATTATGGGCCTATACTTGGTTTTGTGGGGCAAGAGCAAAGATAAAGTTCCATTCAAAGTGGCGAATAACAATACTGATGAATTGCCAACTTCACTCCAAGACTCAACTACCACAAACCAGCAGCAGCCGAAGCCCTTAGATCAACATCTCAAAGCTTCTGCCCCAACATCAGTAAGCAACTGA